The genomic segment AAGACGACCGTGCCGGCTTTGAGCGCCGCGACATAATATTCGACTGAACCTTTTCCCGAGCCCATCGGCACTTCCGCCGCTTTCTGTGTAATTGGTTTGTGAGGGAAGACGCGAATCCAGAGCTTGCCACCGCGTTTCAGATAGCGTTGAATCGCACGGCGCGCGGCTTCGATTTGGCGGGAGGTGAGCTCACTGCGCTCGACGATCTTCATGCCGAATGATCCGAATGCGACGCGACTACCACGCACGGCGACGCCTTTGAGCGAGCCGCGATTGCGGTGCCATTTTCGAAATTTAGTCTTTTTAGGAAATAACATTTTACAAATTATTTTTTAGCTTCAGTTTCGAGTTCTTCCTCCAGGCGACCTTTGGCTTCTTTCTTGGAAGCGTCTTTGCGCGATTCCGCGAGCCAATTTTGGTCGGCTTCTTTTTGGACGGCGGTCGCATCTTTCAGGAAGATTTCTCCGCGGTAAGTCCAGACTTTCACACCAATCTGTCCGTAAGTCGTGCTCGCCGGGATTTCACCGTAGTCAACATCCGCGCGAATCGTGTGCAGTGGAATGTTGCCTTCTTTGAAAGTTTCTTCACGGGAGATATCAGCACCATTCAGACGACCAGCGACGCGAATCTTGATTCCACGCAAACCGCCATCCATGCCTTTTTTGACAGCCTGTTTTGCGACGCGGCGGAATGGCATGCGGCGTTCGATTTGATTCGCGACCGACTCGGCGATTAATTGGGCGACTGTATCCGGCTTGGCGACTTCGATGATGTTGATTTCGATTTTGTCGCCGAATTGCTGTGCAATGTCGTTCTTCAATTCTTCCAAAGCCGCACCAGCCCGACCGATGACCATGCCCGGCTTCGAGCTGTGGACATTGACTTTGACATGTCCGGAGCTGCGCTCAATCTCGATCTCGCCGACACCCGACTCCTTCAAGCGTTCTTTGATCGCCTTGCGCAGCGTGATGTCGCGGTGAAGCAAGTTCACATAGTTCTTTTTCGAGAACCAGCGCGAGCTCCACGATCTGATCGTGCCGAGCCGAAACGATTTTGGATTAACTTTCTGACCCACAGTTTAAGGATTAAGAAGTAAGAAGTAAGAATTAAGAATTAAGGACTAAGAATTAAGAATTTACTGGTTCTGCTTTTTCAATTTTTTCTGCCACCTTTTTAGCTTTCGGCTTCGCAACTTTCGCGTCGCTCTTTTTAGCTTTTACCTTTTCGTTTTTACCTTCTGCGGCAGCGACGACCGGGGAGAGCTCGACGAGCAGGCGGGAACTGCGTTTCAGAATCGGATGCCAGCGACCTTTCGAGACTGGCAAACCGCGTTTCAGTGTCATGCCCGCATCGACGGAGAGTTTCGAAATCATCAGGTTTTCACGGTCTTGTTTGAAATTGTTTTCCGCATTCGCGGCAGCCGAAGCGATCAATTTGGCGATGATCGGCGCACTGCGTTTCGGCGTGAATTTCAGAATCGTGAGCGCTTCGTTGACTTTTTTACCGCGGACGAGCGCAGCGACAACATTCACTTTCTTGGGAGAAATGCGGGTCTGGCGGAGGTAGGCTTTCATTTAAATTTAAACTTAATTCTTATAACTTACTTCTTACTAGCTTAATCCTTACTTCTTATTTCTTACTAACTTAATCCTTAATCCTTCCTAGGATTCTTTGGCTTTTTTACCACCGTGGTGCCGCCATGTGCGGGTTG from the Patescibacteria group bacterium genome contains:
- the rplV gene encoding 50S ribosomal protein L22: MKAYLRQTRISPKKVNVVAALVRGKKVNEALTILKFTPKRSAPIIAKLIASAAANAENNFKQDRENLMISKLSVDAGMTLKRGLPVSKGRWHPILKRSSRLLVELSPVVAAAEGKNEKVKAKKSDAKVAKPKAKKVAEKIEKAEPVNS
- the rplP gene encoding 50S ribosomal protein L16, which translates into the protein MLFPKKTKFRKWHRNRGSLKGVAVRGSRVAFGSFGMKIVERSELTSRQIEAARRAIQRYLKRGGKLWIRVFPHKPITQKAAEVPMGSGKGSVEYYVAALKAGTVVFELEGVTVEQAREAFELASHKFPVKTKFVTKEHE
- the rpsC gene encoding 30S ribosomal protein S3; the encoded protein is MGQKVNPKSFRLGTIRSWSSRWFSKKNYVNLLHRDITLRKAIKERLKESGVGEIEIERSSGHVKVNVHSSKPGMVIGRAGAALEELKNDIAQQFGDKIEINIIEVAKPDTVAQLIAESVANQIERRMPFRRVAKQAVKKGMDGGLRGIKIRVAGRLNGADISREETFKEGNIPLHTIRADVDYGEIPASTTYGQIGVKVWTYRGEIFLKDATAVQKEADQNWLAESRKDASKKEAKGRLEEELETEAKK